The genomic DNA TAGAAACAAAGAGAAGGTGACTCTGTCCATCTTGGTACCCCAGGGCAGGCATGGAGCAGCCAGGCAAGGGGAGGGTGTCCTGGCTGAAGGAAGAGCTGGGAGGCGTGGGAGgaagcccagcccccaccctgccccctccagcccgTCCCACAGCACCTCTCCACAGGCTCCGTGCGGTCCTGGGGACCACTGTCCCCAGATCAAGGGTACAGGTTTGCTGCCTGTGTCGAGGGCACGGCTTCCGTTTTTCTGCTCACTGCTGAGTCCCAGCCAGAAGCCTGTGGGGACTCGGTGTGGGTGAGCACGGACAGCTCTGTCCTCCTGTGCAGTGTTCGGGCCGGGGTGGAGGGCTCAGAGGACAGGCCTCTGGGGCGACCTTGGGGAGAAAGCTGGCCCAGGAAACAAGGAGGGTTGGTGGCCAGGGCTCTGCAGAAGTCAGGGCCCAGAGTCTCTGTGGCTGCGGGTCACCCGGCCGCTGCAAAGGACATTTGCCATCTGGCCTGGCAACCCAGCAGGAGAGGCGCCGTGTCCGTGGACGGCAAGTCACAGTCAGTGGGACCCTCCTGTCGATGGGCATTGGGATTCTTCTGCACTGGGGCCGTTtgtccacacccagggcagactGAGGCTCAGCCTGATTGGAAATCTCTACTTTCCCAAAGTGGCAATGCCCAACCTTCACCACTCGCTACCCGCAACCCACAGGCAGGTctggcagggcctggggctcGAGACGCCTTGAGAAGGAATGGCTCTTGAGCTCTCTGCTCTGGAAGGACACACAGAGCCTGAAGGGTCACCCTCAAACGTGCCCTTTGGGGCCAGAGCCCCAGGTCTCCTACCTGCTCCCGTTAATGCCAGAGCTGTGGGCTCACGGTGGGTGCCTGGGACCTAACTCACCCAGGTTTAGGGGCTCAGAGCAGCAGCTCCTGGATTCCCCCAACCAGCTGCTGGGTTGTCTAATCCCCCCAGGACATTTATTTTGGCATCCACGCCCCACCGCAGGTGCCGGGATGTGCCCAGAGAAGGGGTGAGGACAGGGGTCCTGGAGTCTCTGAGTGGGGTCCGCTTGAGCCCCCAACCCCACACCCCTGCCTAGGCTGCAGATCCCTCTCCCGCCAGAGCGGGCACAGTCCCAGCCCTCGCACTGTGGCTGCGAGGCCCCCAGCCTACTAGCCCAGTCAGAGACCCACAGTTGCCAAGGTCAAGGTCGTTTATTGGGGGCACCACGCTGGGCAGGGAGTATGCACAGCATACGTAGCAGAGCCCTGGGTGCCAGCCCAGGAGCACCTAAAACGGTGCAGGgtagggtgggggggtgggggggtgacgGGTCACCCGGGTGACGGGGCGTGGCGGCCTGTGCCTGGGGGCACCCCAATGCCCCTCGACGTCTAGCAGACCCTCTGGGCccccagcctggggtgggagCGCGAGCTGCTCAGATCTTGGCCAGGGTGGAGTTGGCGTCGGCGTGCTCCTCTTGGATGGGGGTCCGGAAGCTGTTTCCACCTGGGGAGGAGGAACGAGcaagaggtgggaggtgggtaAGGGTCTCAGCCCTTCGGGAGGCAGTCTGGACTAGGGCCACACTGGGTACTTACTGGGGGGCAGCCGCCAGGCTCTGTGGTGCAGGAGCAGGGCCAGCGCGGCCGCCACGGGGGCaagcaggcccaggcccaggcccaagACAGCAGCCAGCTGGGGGCCTGTGGGGAGGCAGGGTccgctggcggggggggggggccaccAGAGGAAGGNACCAGAGGAAGGACTCCACCCCTGGAGGACCTCAATGAGGGCAGAGGGCATCACCACCgcatccctctctccccaccccccttctcttTTGGGTTGGGGGAGGGCCCTGCTGGGGTGAGGCCAGGCCCCCCTTACCCCTTGGGGGCTCTGTAGGGGGTGTGAAGGGCCCCTGTGAGGCCCCGGTCCAAGCCGTGGTGGGCTGGGTGGTGGGGTGCCAGGCTGGGGGGCCCTGGGTCTCCCACGGCAGTGTGGCTGGGGAGCTCCTGTCCTCGCAGACAGCATCCGAGCTTTGGCTGGCTGGCCTCACTGTACGCTTTCCCATCAAGGTACAGCTGAGGAAAGCAGGGGTGTTGATCAGGCCGGAGGCCCCCCACTCCCGCCGACTCCTCCCAGATGGACTGGATGGTCCCAGAACTGAGATAGGACCAGAGAGACGTGGGGAGCAATGGGAGATCCATGCCGGATCACCTCAGGCAGCATCACACTCCCACCCAGGGGACAGGCCAAGGACCCTGCCCAGGCCCCACACCCACAAGGGAAACTCGGCTACACCCGGGGCCGCCTGCCCCGCACCCtcattccccatttcccctcGCTCTTCTCCCCACACTGTCTCTTCCCAATATGCTCCAGCCTCACCTAACCCTCTCAAACCaccccctgctctcctcctgcccccaccgcGGAGTCCCCAGCCATGCATGAGCCGTGCTCTCTAACCTTGCAGGGCCTAGGATAGTCTCATACACTCCTCACTCCAGCCAGGCTGGTGGGAGAAGGCTGGACCAGGGCTGAGCAGGTGGGCAGCATGGTGGGACCGGGTCATGAGGGGACAAGGGCCCTTTCGGGGGGCAGGGACCAGGGGCCCCCCAGGTCACTCACTTGGTCCAGGGCTTGCAGGCCTGGTCATCACCTGGGGAGAAGTGTCCCGGTGGGCACGGGGCACAGTCTGCAACAAAGACAGCAGGACAGTCTCTCCACTGCCACCTCGGGGACCTGGACGCAGCTGCTGCTGCAGGCTAGTCCTGCAGGGCTGGGCGCTCACCCCCACAGCCTCCAGAACCTCCTCCCTGCCACGTTCCACCCACTGGCCCTGACCCAGGTGACCCCACACCCCTTCCTGGCTTAGCCTGTGTGTTGGGGGAAAGAACTTGGGACGACCTGGGGTTGGGGTGCAATGGGAAGTGAGAGCATGTCATTCTTCCTTCACTGCTCCCGGGGCCCCCACAGGCACAGACCCTGACCTCTCATGCACACGAAAGACCTCTCATGCACacactgcccacccccacccccgcccccacccccaggcttaCCGACTCCGCGCTTGAAGCCGTCCTGGGGCTCCGTGCCTGGCTTACAGCTGCAGACGGTGTCCTGTGTGGCTGTACATCTCCGCTTGGCTTCGCTCCCACTTCCTGGGGGGTCAGATGAGGCAGGCACAGTGGGCGGGAATGCCAGGGCTGCCAGGGCTTCAGGGCAGGCTGGAGGACGGAGGCCAAGGGCTCCCGGACCAGCAGCCCCCTCGCAGCCGGGAAGCTCCTGGTTCTCTCCCGTCCCTGGATGCCATATTCCTTTTGGCCACGTGGCCCCTGGGACGCATCCCCGTGGCGGTTCcagcctcccttcccacctcGGGCCGGGCCCGCAGCAGGACCCTGagtggtggtggcggtggaggTGGCGGTGGCATCCGGCTCTCACCGCCACCAAAGGCCCGCTGGCAGGCACGTGCTCCTGCCCGACTCCACGTGGTCTCAGCCcccctggaaggagggaggggcttcTGGGGGGCCTCCATGGTGCAGCAGGCCCCACTGTGGTTTGGGGTTTGTTTCTGCGGCTGTGGGGACCTCCTGTGAGCGCCTGGGCGGGGCGACAGGGACTCAGGTGGGGGTCCCGGGATCCGGGCTGGGGTGGCGCTCACTCTGATTGCACTGTGTGCAGGGTTTGCAGGGTTCATAGTTTGTAGCCTCGTTGTAGAAGCCAGGCGGACACGGGAGACACTGGGTGTCCAGGCCTCCACTGCAGCGGCTCTCCATCCCATAACCTGCAGCGGGAGGCGGACAAGACTCAGCACGGCTTGGCACCCCCGACCCCGGTCCCGGAGGCCCACGGTCCTGGACCTGGTTGCAGGTTACCCACTCTATCAGCCTGAGTCCACTAGTCCACGACCCCCGTGTCCCGGGACCCCACCTGCATgttcccctctccccaacccccgtCCCCATACGTCTCCCACCCCCATGTCCCAGGTCCCCTTGTCCCCATAGGCAACCCTCCCCAACTCTGTGGCCAGGCCACTCACCTGGTGGGCAGTCATGACAGCACTTGCCGTCTTTGGGGTAGGCATTCCCCACACAGGTGAGCCCGGCTGCAGCGCCCAGCACAAGCCCCAGGAGTAGGAGGGCGGAGTGAGGCCCGCTGGGCCGCTGAGGCTCCACGAGCATCCTCATCTCCGCGGGCGGTGCAGGAGTCTGGGGTTTTTCCTTGCAGGATGTGGCTATAAGGGCTgcggaggaggggtggggagggagagaggaggaggggaccaggaggagggaggcccaGGAAGGGCTGGGGACCCCTGACCTGGGCTGGTGGCAAGAAGGCAGCTAGTCTGGGCAGCAACCCTCCAGGCTGTGgcttctctcctgccctgggccccggGGCCCTCGTCCCCTCAACTACGTCCACTAACCTCAGGCTCAGCCAGCTGGCAGCTGGGCACCAACCCGGCACGCAGACCTGGGGCCAAAGTGAGGGACCCACAGCCTCCTGACCCCTGCTAGGGCCAGCACATCTAGTCTGCACCCACCCCCCACACTGGACCCCTCTTGCCCCCATCGCACCAGGGACATGGAGCCCCTTTGGCTGGGCACACTGGGTACCCTCCTGCTGTGCCCAGCTCAACCAAGCCGTTTGGATGAGGCTAGTCTCCGGAGCCCTCCACAGGTTCACTCCTCTGGGGACCCACTCTCCCTGTACAGGGCCGGCAGACCCCCGGGGAGCAGGTGGCCACTCTCGCGATGCCCCCCACAAAAGGCTACATTTGCGCCAGTCCTCACCGCTCCCTCAGCAAAGGGGTGCACAGAGCACATGGGTAAACGCAGGCAGCACACCGGGTCAGGAGACAGGCCTCTCCGCTCTGGACCCTCTACTGGACATTGGCTCGGGAGGAAGAGCCACGGTCCGCAGACTCCAGAGCGTACTCCCTGGCCCGAGCATCCAAAACTGGCTCAGACTGAGGCCAAGAGCTCTGAGGGGCCTGTGCCTACAAGCGGAGCATGCAAGTGTGCAGGGGCACAGGCGTAAGTGGCGAGCACACGAGTGCACACGCAGGGGTCAGGAGCTGGCCTGTGTCCCCAGGTTCACGGGGTGAAGCCCTGACCTCCAACGTTTGGCTGTTTGGAGATGGGACCTCTAGGGTGGTGGTAAACTTCAGAGGGGGTCAGAGGGGTGGGCCCTGATCCCAAAGGGCGGGCGTCCTTCTGGGAGAGACCCCAGGAGAGCGCAGAGGGAGGCCGCGTGACGACAAAGGAGAAGGCAGTGTCGGGcaccaaggacagaggcctcaggagaaagcaGCCCTGCCCACACTTGCTCTCAGACGCCCGGCCCCAGGACTGGAGACAATCGTCCACGGTACTGTTAGGACAGCGCCTGCCCTGTACCCTGGGTACAAAGTATGCCTGGGAGCATGTAGAATCCTGTGTGTGCGTGAGGCACGTGTGTGCGGCTGCTCCTGTGACGATGGGGGTGAGGGGTCCACCTGCACCCACTCTGACTCCCTGGCTGGGCGAGGGGCCGGCAGGACGGCCGTGTCCCCCCCAGGGGCCGGGCCAAGCCGGCCTCACCACATACCCGCCCTGGGCTTAGGGTGTCCCGAAAGCTCCAACGTAACAGTGAAGGCTGGGGTGACCCACAGATGGTCCCCCAGAGCACCTGCGGCCTCGGACGCGAGCGGGGCAGTTCCGGGGCAGGCGGGAGGGCCGTGTGCAGGGCTGCGGTGTATGGAAGCCTGCCCACACGGGCTCCGACATCACTGGGTGCCCTCGAGGCAGGGGAGGCTATGCTGTGTAGTTGGTGTACCTTTCACACCATAACCTTGAGATGAAATGAACCGTTCACCAGGTAATGTACAGTTTCAGGCGGAGGGCCTCGCTCAGGGAGGACAGCAGGGTGGAAGCTGGAAATCCCCCTGCCCGACTCCCCAACAACAGGTGAGAAAGCTGAGCTCCCCGGCCCACCTGTGGGAAATTCCTCCCCGGCTGTGCTGGGCAAGGCTGCCACGGCCGAGGCCACGGCCCACGACAGctggggcggagggagaggcaaGCTCTGCCAGCGGCAGGGGGCCACGCCGGGGAGGGGATCGCGGCGTCAGGCCGCCTGTTGTGCGCGTGTGCGCGCCCCCGTCTTCCGCAGACGgtgagaaaaatcttttttttttaagttgacaaGCTGTAGCCTCTGACATTGAGCTACTTGGGAGTCTGGTGGGCAGCACCCCCTCCAGCgtgcccctctccttctctggggGCACGCGGCGGCTGCCTGGCCTCTGGTGGTACCGGCCCCCACCGCCCGAGGCCCTGCACACCTGGCCCACGTATCGGGCGTCTGTCACGCTGACCCACCGAGCAGACAACTTACTAAGCACGTCAGGCGCCTGCCCAGCCCCCATCCTGGGGGCCCAGCCGACCCCAGGCTCGGCCCGCACCTGTGCCGAGCATCACACAGCTGTTTGCTGCCAACACCCAC from Ailuropoda melanoleuca isolate Jingjing chromosome 11, ASM200744v2, whole genome shotgun sequence includes the following:
- the TNFRSF4 gene encoding tumor necrosis factor receptor superfamily member 4 isoform X1: MRMLVEPQRPSGPHSALLLLGLVLGAAAGLTCVGNAYPKDGKCCHDCPPGYGMESRCSGGLDTQCLPCPPGFYNEATNYEPCKPCTQCNQRSGSEAKRRCTATQDTVCSCKPGTEPQDGFKRGVDCAPCPPGHFSPGDDQACKPWTNSGTIQSIWEESAGVGGLRPDQHPCFPQLYLDGKAYSEASQPKLGCCLRGQELPSHTAVGDPGPPSLAPHHPAHHGLDRGLTGALHTPYRAPKGPPAGCCLGPGPGPACPRGGRAGPAPAPQSLAAAPQWKQLPDPHPRGARRRQLHPGQDLSSSRSHPRLGAQRVC
- the TNFRSF4 gene encoding tumor necrosis factor receptor superfamily member 4 isoform X2, with product MRMLVEPQRPSGPHSALLLLGLVLGAAAGLTCVGNAYPKDGKCCHDCPPGYGMESRCSGGLDTQCLPCPPGFYNEATNYEPCKPCTQCNQRSGSEAKRRCTATQDTVCSCKPGTEPQDGFKRGVDCAPCPPGHFSPGDDQACKPWTNCTLMGKRTVRPASQSSDAVCEDRSSPATLPWETQGPPAWHPTTQPTTAWTGASQGPFTPPTEPPRGPQLAAVLGLGLGLLAPVAAALALLLHHRAWRLPPSGNSFRTPIQEEHADANSTLAKI